A window of the Butyricimonas virosa genome harbors these coding sequences:
- a CDS encoding RagB/SusD family nutrient uptake outer membrane protein, with the protein MKVLKLYMMMLIVGMCCSCDEYLEVKNYGQVLPETDEDYATLINNQLSAIDKGTAGAANMLGSFAWMIELECYSDNLNTSLMTSNTLSYIYVGTNVNSAQYRFMNYYSLIKDYNIIIDNLKERDTELGKKILATAYAMRGVMYFNLMRECCEAYEKDRATEIMGVPNVEHFDIEAKPGRGNIQELVNFIVRDLETAIQMNQTDEQYRFTADVARAYLARTYFWAQDWKNAIKMAKEVLDKYPLVDGDEYKEMIQSPQGKLGNMLFRTFITGSLTAYNRNLKNVKTRPVNMSLINLFPEKERDIRYTTFFDSKYFSTKGIRVCVRAAEMCLILAESYAHLSDTDNALTYLNLLRSKRIADYVPYTVATLPAVDESDVIKTDATGAKLTPLMSAVLNERRKEMFMEGDRWFELKRNGSPEFWVGYNFVKYTTEKYLYTFPLRKADLIANENLVQNPGYENL; encoded by the coding sequence ATGAAAGTTTTGAAGTTATATATGATGATGTTGATTGTAGGAATGTGTTGTTCCTGTGATGAATATCTGGAGGTAAAAAATTACGGGCAGGTTTTGCCTGAAACGGACGAGGATTATGCCACGCTGATCAATAATCAATTGTCCGCAATAGATAAAGGGACTGCCGGGGCTGCGAATATGCTGGGGTCTTTCGCTTGGATGATCGAGTTGGAATGTTATTCTGATAATCTGAATACCAGTTTGATGACAAGTAACACTTTATCATATATTTATGTCGGTACGAATGTTAATTCGGCCCAGTATAGATTTATGAATTATTATAGCCTTATTAAGGATTATAATATTATTATAGATAATCTGAAAGAGCGAGACACAGAGTTAGGGAAGAAGATTCTGGCAACCGCCTACGCGATGAGAGGGGTGATGTATTTTAACCTGATGCGTGAGTGTTGCGAGGCGTACGAGAAGGATAGGGCCACGGAAATTATGGGTGTCCCTAACGTGGAACATTTTGATATAGAGGCTAAACCGGGGAGAGGGAATATTCAAGAGTTGGTGAATTTTATTGTTCGGGATTTGGAAACGGCCATTCAGATGAATCAAACGGATGAACAGTATCGTTTCACGGCGGATGTTGCTCGTGCTTATCTTGCCCGGACCTATTTCTGGGCTCAGGACTGGAAGAATGCGATAAAAATGGCAAAGGAAGTTTTAGATAAATATCCTCTTGTCGATGGGGATGAATACAAAGAGATGATCCAGTCCCCACAAGGGAAGCTAGGGAATATGCTATTTCGCACGTTTATCACGGGATCGCTAACGGCCTACAACCGGAATTTGAAGAATGTCAAGACTCGCCCGGTGAATATGTCTCTGATTAATCTGTTCCCGGAAAAAGAACGGGATATTCGTTACACGACGTTTTTTGATTCTAAATATTTTAGCACGAAAGGTATTCGGGTTTGCGTTCGTGCGGCTGAGATGTGTTTGATTCTCGCGGAGAGTTACGCTCATTTGTCGGATACTGACAATGCTCTGACCTATTTGAATTTATTGCGTTCCAAGCGGATTGCTGATTATGTTCCTTATACGGTAGCCACGTTACCGGCCGTGGACGAGAGTGACGTGATTAAGACGGATGCTACGGGGGCCAAGTTAACCCCTTTGATGTCAGCTGTCTTGAATGAACGGAGAAAGGAGATGTTTATGGAGGGGGATCGTTGGTTTGAGTTGAAACGAAACGGTTCTCCGGAATTTTGGGTCGGTTATAATTTCGTGAAGTACACGACCGAGAAGTATCTCTACACGTTCCCTCTCCGAAAAGCCGATCTGATCGCTAACGAGAATTTGGTGCAGAATCCCGGATATGAAAATCTTTAA
- a CDS encoding Calx-beta domain-containing protein: MQNILRLIVLFSAIVCFTACSEDDDHARTVSFKRAVYILSSNQAIEVEIGLSEVAEQELTVPFEVFGTAVEGEEYSLSAHEFVVAQGENSAKVVITPVDNVYSDRQIRLELADVPGYAFGNYRVVLIPVETKEVITTSFAADACILKSSLTVSMNLFIGGKSYTQPSYPVTVPFEIDPSSTAVLGTHFEIEGGDLELVMPTKGSSAQVKIKCLKKEVGKDKIVLRMSDSDLHYLAGERNRTTITIDGPTTFKDLEGTWRMNGFTSLTHVKNSVFDEDKSDLERLPENNPQTDKLVFTSGTTNRMNVSLLTGDLAHYLRNCDLTSVKEEEEYLYEMGDNPPFESVLTMEMSEANVNYSGTNVSLRKAQVGFRVLDGGNTLELRIFDYEPTDFLQRTYNDRKVSSAFGKEPMKQDFTLVFKFVREN, from the coding sequence ATGCAGAATATATTAAGATTGATCGTTTTGTTTTCGGCGATTGTGTGTTTCACGGCTTGTTCTGAGGATGACGATCATGCCCGGACGGTTTCTTTCAAAAGGGCTGTTTATATACTATCTTCTAATCAAGCGATAGAGGTTGAAATCGGGTTATCCGAGGTGGCAGAACAAGAGTTGACCGTTCCTTTTGAAGTTTTCGGTACGGCGGTTGAAGGGGAAGAGTATTCATTATCGGCTCACGAGTTCGTGGTGGCTCAAGGGGAAAATTCGGCAAAGGTGGTGATTACTCCCGTGGATAACGTGTATTCAGACAGGCAGATTCGCTTGGAACTGGCGGATGTGCCGGGGTATGCTTTTGGCAACTATAGGGTTGTTTTGATTCCTGTCGAAACGAAAGAGGTGATTACAACTTCCTTTGCAGCAGATGCGTGTATCTTGAAGAGTTCATTGACAGTTTCCATGAATCTGTTTATCGGGGGTAAAAGTTACACGCAACCCTCTTATCCGGTTACAGTTCCGTTTGAGATAGATCCTTCTTCGACGGCCGTGTTGGGCACTCATTTTGAGATTGAGGGTGGGGACTTGGAATTGGTGATGCCGACGAAGGGTTCGTCCGCACAGGTAAAGATTAAGTGTTTGAAAAAAGAGGTGGGTAAGGATAAAATCGTGCTGCGTATGTCCGACAGTGATTTGCATTACTTGGCAGGAGAGAGGAACCGGACGACAATCACGATTGATGGCCCCACGACTTTCAAGGATTTGGAGGGAACGTGGCGGATGAATGGATTTACAAGTCTTACTCACGTGAAGAATTCCGTGTTTGATGAAGATAAATCCGATTTGGAACGTTTACCGGAGAATAACCCGCAAACGGATAAACTGGTGTTCACGTCGGGAACTACGAATCGAATGAATGTTAGCTTGCTCACGGGTGATTTGGCTCATTATTTAAGAAATTGTGACTTGACGTCCGTGAAAGAGGAAGAGGAGTACTTGTATGAAATGGGGGATAACCCACCTTTCGAATCCGTGCTGACGATGGAGATGAGTGAAGCTAACGTGAATTATTCGGGCACGAATGTAAGTTTACGTAAAGCTCAAGTTGGGTTCCGGGTGCTGGATGGTGGAAATACGCTGGAATTGCGTATTTTTGATTACGAACCGACAGATTTTTTACAGAGAACGTATAATGATAGAAAAGTTTCTTCCGCTTTTGGTAAGGAACCGATGAAGCAGGATTTTACGCTGGTGTTTAAGTTCGTGAGGGAAAATTAG
- a CDS encoding ABC transporter ATP-binding protein, whose translation MGESIVKVEKLSHRYSVQWAVRDINFEITKNGIYGLLGSNGAGKSTIMNIMCGVLKQTEGKVYIQGVDLAENPVDAKRHIGFLPQKPPLNMDLTVEEYLNFTANLRWIPAAEVSRAVKAVMGRCDITHFRKRLIRNLSGGYQQRIGIAQAIIHNPKFVVLDEPTNGLDPNQIVEIRHLIQEIAEERTVILSTHILSEVQATCDYIRMIEQGKLVFAGTVNEFDNYIVPNTLFVSLAAAPPVGELAAIPGVSRVEELGGSDYRVHFTDKRDVTNRIVQASVARDWELTEIRLEKSSLDTIFAELSKK comes from the coding sequence ATGGGAGAATCGATTGTTAAAGTAGAGAAGTTGTCTCATCGTTACAGCGTGCAATGGGCTGTTCGGGATATTAATTTTGAGATCACGAAAAATGGAATATATGGTTTGCTAGGCTCTAATGGAGCCGGCAAGTCTACGATTATGAATATTATGTGCGGGGTGTTGAAACAGACGGAAGGGAAGGTGTATATTCAAGGGGTTGATCTGGCAGAAAATCCGGTTGACGCTAAACGGCATATTGGTTTTTTACCGCAGAAACCACCTTTGAATATGGATTTGACGGTTGAGGAGTATTTGAACTTTACGGCGAATTTGCGCTGGATTCCGGCAGCAGAGGTTTCTCGTGCGGTCAAGGCCGTGATGGGGCGGTGTGATATTACACATTTCCGTAAACGGTTAATTCGGAATTTATCCGGTGGGTATCAACAGCGAATCGGGATTGCGCAGGCTATTATCCATAACCCGAAGTTTGTGGTTCTGGATGAACCGACAAACGGACTGGACCCAAACCAGATTGTGGAGATCCGGCATTTGATTCAGGAAATTGCCGAGGAGCGGACCGTGATTCTTTCCACTCATATTCTGTCGGAGGTACAAGCCACGTGTGACTATATCCGAATGATTGAACAGGGTAAGTTGGTGTTTGCCGGAACGGTGAACGAATTCGATAATTATATTGTTCCGAATACGTTGTTTGTTTCTTTGGCTGCGGCTCCTCCGGTGGGAGAATTGGCGGCGATCCCGGGGGTGTCGAGAGTGGAAGAATTAGGTGGTTCTGATTACCGGGTACATTTCACGGATAAACGGGATGTCACGAATCGTATCGTGCAAGCCAGTGTGGCCCGGGATTGGGAGCTGACGGAAATTCGTCTGGAAAAGAGTTCGTTAGATACTATTTTTGCCGAATTGTCAAAAAAGTAG
- a CDS encoding Gldg family protein: protein MKTLSMIYKISKTELQTLFYSPIAWLIIVIFTFQTSMGFSGVMGDLVKSQELGYGLQSVTKNIFAGWMGLFSTVQQYLYLYIPLLTMGLMSREFSSGEVKLLYSSPVTNTHIVLGKFLAMMVFALVLVGILLVYVIFGMCTVESFDLSLTLSGLLGIYLLICAYAAIGLFMSCLTSYQMVAAMGTLAVLSVLNFIGSVGQDMAFVRDVTYWLSISGRAEEFINGLICSEDVLYFIVVVVLFLAWSIIKLQADRQKKALSATVGKYVGIFGIVVLIGYFSSRPVFKVFYDATRTKVNTLTPNSQEIVKQLKGGLTITTYTNLLDENYWIALPSAINTDLERFEKYLRFKPEIKMKYVYYYDKVKNEDLDKRYPDMNDEERARELAKGLEMDFKMFLSPEQIRQKIDLSSEGNHFVRLIERESGEKTFLRVFDDNKRLPSEAEISIALKGLVTTNMPKVGFLIGHGERDSKQDGDRNYNRIAQDKPFRYSLINQGFAFEDVTLEKKIPADISILVVAELRSPITDEQMKNLDEYVARGGNLLIAGEPNRQEYMNPLVERFGVSFMPGCLVERNENFLPNFIKARPTPEICELAYVFEGLLEKNRCVTMPGCTGLAYSEGKGFQVIPMLVSDTIGSWNELETTNFVDDSVSLNPVIGEVEKSYPTALVLLRTIGSKEQKIVILGDADCISNGEVSIYRKTVKASNFAVIAGVFYWLSDGEAPIDIRRPVPPDDTVYLSQRAMNGVRIAFMWGYPGMLLLIAVFIWLRRRGR from the coding sequence ATGAAGACATTGAGTATGATCTATAAAATTTCTAAAACAGAGTTACAGACTTTGTTTTATTCCCCGATCGCTTGGCTGATTATCGTGATTTTTACGTTTCAGACGAGTATGGGATTTAGTGGGGTGATGGGCGATTTAGTGAAAAGTCAGGAATTGGGCTACGGATTGCAAAGTGTGACTAAAAATATTTTTGCTGGATGGATGGGACTTTTTTCCACGGTTCAACAATATCTTTATTTATATATTCCCTTGCTGACGATGGGATTGATGAGCCGGGAGTTTAGTAGCGGGGAGGTCAAATTGTTATATTCATCGCCGGTGACGAACACGCATATCGTGTTAGGAAAGTTTTTGGCGATGATGGTTTTTGCATTGGTGCTAGTTGGGATTCTTCTCGTTTATGTTATTTTCGGGATGTGTACAGTGGAATCATTTGATTTGTCGTTAACGCTTTCGGGGTTGTTAGGAATCTATTTATTGATTTGTGCCTATGCAGCAATTGGTTTGTTCATGTCTTGCCTTACTTCCTACCAGATGGTGGCTGCGATGGGTACGTTGGCTGTTTTGTCCGTTTTGAATTTTATCGGTTCGGTTGGTCAGGATATGGCGTTCGTGCGGGACGTGACTTATTGGTTATCTATTTCCGGGAGGGCGGAAGAGTTTATTAACGGGTTGATATGTAGCGAGGACGTGCTTTATTTTATCGTGGTGGTAGTGTTATTTCTCGCATGGAGTATTATCAAGTTGCAAGCTGATCGACAGAAAAAGGCGTTGAGTGCTACCGTGGGAAAGTATGTTGGTATATTTGGGATTGTCGTGTTGATCGGGTATTTTTCTTCTCGTCCGGTTTTTAAAGTTTTTTATGATGCAACCCGCACGAAAGTAAATACATTGACTCCTAATAGTCAGGAAATTGTAAAACAACTAAAGGGTGGGTTGACGATTACGACTTACACGAATTTATTGGATGAAAATTACTGGATTGCTTTGCCGAGTGCAATCAATACGGATTTGGAACGTTTCGAGAAATACCTTCGATTTAAGCCAGAAATCAAGATGAAATACGTTTATTATTACGACAAGGTGAAGAATGAGGATTTGGATAAGCGCTATCCGGATATGAATGACGAAGAACGGGCGAGAGAATTGGCTAAAGGCTTAGAGATGGATTTCAAGATGTTTCTTTCCCCTGAACAGATTCGACAAAAAATAGATCTTTCTTCAGAAGGTAATCATTTTGTACGTTTGATAGAACGGGAAAGTGGGGAAAAAACTTTTTTGAGGGTGTTCGATGATAACAAGCGTTTGCCTTCCGAGGCGGAGATTTCTATCGCATTGAAAGGATTGGTGACTACAAATATGCCGAAAGTGGGGTTCCTGATCGGACATGGGGAGAGGGATAGTAAGCAGGATGGAGATCGGAATTATAATCGTATTGCCCAAGATAAGCCGTTTCGCTATTCGTTAATTAATCAGGGATTCGCTTTTGAGGATGTCACGTTGGAAAAGAAGATTCCTGCTGACATTTCTATTTTGGTGGTTGCTGAATTGCGAAGCCCTATCACGGATGAGCAGATGAAGAATCTGGATGAATACGTGGCTCGTGGAGGAAATTTATTGATTGCAGGAGAACCGAATCGACAGGAATATATGAATCCGTTGGTGGAACGTTTTGGGGTTTCTTTCATGCCCGGTTGTCTGGTGGAACGAAATGAGAATTTCTTGCCAAATTTTATAAAAGCACGTCCTACTCCGGAAATTTGTGAATTAGCTTACGTGTTTGAAGGGTTATTGGAGAAGAATCGTTGTGTCACGATGCCGGGGTGTACGGGATTGGCATACTCGGAGGGTAAAGGATTCCAAGTGATTCCCATGTTGGTAAGTGATACGATTGGAAGTTGGAATGAATTGGAAACGACGAATTTTGTTGATGATTCGGTGAGCTTGAATCCTGTTATTGGTGAGGTCGAAAAATCTTATCCCACAGCTTTGGTCTTATTGCGTACGATTGGAAGTAAAGAGCAGAAAATCGTGATTCTGGGTGATGCGGATTGTATCAGTAACGGGGAAGTCAGCATTTATAGAAAGACGGTGAAAGCGTCTAATTTTGCCGTGATTGCAGGGGTGTTCTACTGGTTATCGGATGGGGAAGCCCCGATTGATATTCGTCGTCCGGTTCCGCCTGATGATACAGTTTATTTGAGCCAACGGGCCATGAATGGAGTTCGAATTGCTTTTATGTGGGGATATCCGGGGATGTTGTTGTTGATAGCTGTTTTTATCTGGTTGAGAAGGAGGGGGAGATAA
- a CDS encoding M56 family metallopeptidase, producing the protein MGTFFVYILKTSICLTGFYLFYRLLLSKETFHRFNRVALLGILLLSQLIPFCEITVPEESEVQQTLLTIEQILTLADHVPQTEVEVLPSSIPLWLPVLLCIYLLGILFFLGRNLYSLSHMLQLLHGGRQEKLEKGITLIIHDKNIAPFSWMKYVVISEKDLQENGKEILIHEMAHVHNRHSIDLLISDICIIFQWFNPTSWLLKQELQNIHEYEADETVIRQGVNAKQYQLLLIKKAVGTRLYSMANSFNHSKLKKRITMMLKEKSSPWARMKYLYVLPVAAITLTAFAHPEISNELNEISTIKVNDITSILDAKGVNNSLTAVDTAQKIAITESTFRSIQTEDSVQRKTQHFSLTREKVKATSFPLTIGQITFQDSCTSTIPEIPVLFIVNGKEVSVDSVKMLDPNKIETITILRDKYAITQYGEKGKDGVVSITYTSGSPDKKVTSYKLADGTTIYLESEKSTSDSYTIIHAKDTSSFKTVELKGEARFKIVEKDSIIEYQVTSDTLKYYIQKKEEK; encoded by the coding sequence ATGGGTACTTTCTTTGTCTATATATTAAAAACATCCATCTGTTTAACGGGATTTTACTTGTTTTACAGATTATTACTCAGCAAAGAGACCTTCCATCGTTTCAACCGGGTAGCATTACTGGGTATTCTACTATTATCCCAGCTTATCCCGTTCTGTGAAATAACCGTCCCCGAAGAATCGGAAGTACAACAAACGTTACTAACCATTGAACAAATTCTCACCCTAGCAGACCACGTTCCACAAACAGAAGTAGAAGTCCTCCCTTCATCCATCCCGTTGTGGCTTCCCGTCCTGCTGTGTATCTATTTACTGGGAATTCTTTTCTTCCTCGGACGTAATCTTTATTCACTGTCTCATATGCTCCAGCTATTGCATGGCGGAAGGCAGGAAAAGTTAGAAAAAGGTATTACCCTCATCATCCATGACAAGAATATCGCTCCTTTCAGTTGGATGAAATACGTGGTCATTTCCGAGAAAGATTTGCAGGAAAATGGCAAGGAAATTCTCATCCACGAAATGGCACACGTACACAATCGCCATTCCATTGATCTGCTGATCAGCGATATTTGTATCATTTTCCAGTGGTTCAACCCCACATCTTGGCTCTTGAAACAGGAATTACAGAATATTCATGAATACGAGGCTGATGAAACGGTTATCCGTCAAGGCGTCAACGCAAAACAGTATCAATTATTATTAATAAAAAAAGCTGTCGGCACAAGGCTCTACTCTATGGCCAACAGCTTTAATCACAGTAAACTTAAAAAACGAATAACTATGATGTTAAAAGAAAAATCCAGTCCTTGGGCCCGGATGAAGTACCTCTACGTACTTCCCGTTGCGGCAATCACGTTAACCGCTTTCGCCCACCCCGAAATCTCGAACGAACTAAACGAGATTTCAACTATCAAAGTTAATGATATTACTTCAATTCTCGATGCAAAAGGAGTAAATAATTCCCTTACGGCCGTTGATACGGCTCAAAAAATAGCAATCACAGAATCTACCTTTAGATCCATCCAGACGGAGGATTCTGTTCAAAGAAAAACACAACATTTTTCTTTGACAAGGGAAAAAGTAAAAGCTACTTCATTCCCTCTCACAATAGGTCAAATAACCTTCCAAGATTCATGCACTAGTACAATACCAGAGATTCCCGTTCTATTTATTGTCAATGGCAAAGAAGTTTCTGTTGATTCCGTGAAAATGCTAGATCCTAATAAAATTGAAACGATCACGATTCTAAGAGATAAATATGCTATCACCCAGTATGGAGAAAAAGGGAAAGATGGTGTTGTTTCAATTACTTACACTTCCGGGAGTCCGGACAAAAAAGTAACCTCTTATAAACTGGCAGACGGCACCACAATCTATTTAGAATCAGAAAAGTCAACAAGCGATTCTTACACGATCATCCACGCGAAAGACACGTCCAGCTTTAAAACCGTGGAACTAAAAGGCGAGGCACGATTCAAGATTGTCGAAAAAGATTCCATCATCGAGTATCAAGTCACCAGTGACACGTTAAAATACTATATTCAAAAGAAAGAAGAGAAGTAG
- a CDS encoding BlaI/MecI/CopY family transcriptional regulator — translation MKGLTSKEEEIMGFFWEKGPLFVKQMLAFYEDPKPHFNTLSTIVRGLEEKGYLAHEVYGNTYQYYAIISEEEFRKGTLKNVISKYFNNSYLSAVSSLVQEEDISLEELKQLISEVEKAHDK, via the coding sequence ATGAAAGGATTAACTAGCAAAGAAGAAGAAATCATGGGCTTTTTCTGGGAAAAAGGCCCTCTATTCGTGAAACAGATGCTTGCATTTTACGAAGACCCGAAACCGCATTTCAACACGTTATCCACCATCGTGCGTGGACTGGAAGAAAAAGGTTATCTCGCTCACGAAGTTTACGGGAACACCTATCAATATTACGCGATCATCAGCGAAGAAGAATTCCGCAAAGGCACCTTGAAGAACGTGATCAGCAAATATTTCAACAACTCGTACCTCAGTGCTGTATCTTCACTCGTGCAGGAGGAGGACATTTCATTGGAAGAATTGAAACAACTCATTTCCGAGGTAGAAAAAGCACACGATAAATAA
- a CDS encoding NfeD family protein: MEEWWSSLGLFMQSVWCITLFASLVFVIQTIMTFIGMDTDGGMDVDVSADTAIDGDSGPFQLFTFRNFINFLLGFGWSIISFEKAIENQFVLILVSAVIGVLLVMAVMAIFRFMSRMEQSGTINMANAVGCRGNVYLKIPGEKRGEGKVQISIQGAIREFDALTTGEELETGAPIRVVEVINDSTLLVERF; this comes from the coding sequence ATGGAAGAATGGTGGAGTTCTCTGGGGTTATTTATGCAATCGGTGTGGTGCATCACGCTATTTGCCAGTTTGGTATTTGTTATCCAGACAATCATGACTTTTATTGGGATGGATACGGATGGGGGAATGGATGTTGACGTGAGTGCGGATACTGCGATTGACGGAGATAGCGGTCCTTTCCAGTTGTTTACTTTCCGTAATTTCATCAATTTCCTACTGGGGTTCGGTTGGTCGATCATCTCTTTTGAAAAAGCGATAGAAAACCAGTTCGTGTTGATTCTCGTGTCGGCCGTGATCGGCGTGTTGCTGGTGATGGCCGTGATGGCTATTTTCAGATTCATGAGCCGTATGGAACAAAGTGGGACGATCAATATGGCAAATGCCGTGGGGTGTAGAGGGAACGTGTACCTGAAGATTCCGGGAGAAAAACGGGGAGAAGGGAAAGTACAAATCTCGATACAGGGAGCCATTCGGGAATTTGATGCCCTGACGACAGGTGAGGAATTGGAGACGGGAGCCCCGATTCGGGTCGTGGAAGTGATTAACGACAGCACTTTACTGGTGGAGCGTTTTTAA
- a CDS encoding flotillin family protein has translation MEGSLYLIVAIVAVLFVTFAAILSRYKRCPSDKILVVYGRTGKNATGGVSSARCIHGGAAFIWPVFQSYSFLDLTPISIECNLTNALSKQNIRVDVPCRFTVGISTEPDSMTNAAERLLGQRQENIQDLAKDILFGQLRLVIATMDIEEINSDRDKFLANVSANVEAELRKIGLKLINVNVTDLRDESGYIEALGKEAAAKAINDAKKSVAEQNRFGEIGKAEADRDKDIRIAETVRDTRIRTAEANATAVEGENNAKILIADSDAIRREREAEAARKAIAAEKVQAAKALEEAYMAEKEAEIARAEREKATQAANIVVPAQIDKEKAIIDAEAEAERLRRLAKGEADAIFAKMDAEARGLYEVLTKQAEGYAQIVKAAAGDPDKAVMMLITDKLPELVKTQVEAVKNIKIDKVTVWDGNNAGNGNTSTANFISGMMKSVPPLNDLFNMAGLNLPTFLKGAATEEKNTEAGQQDEIVEEVEK, from the coding sequence ATGGAAGGTAGTTTGTATTTGATTGTCGCCATAGTGGCGGTATTGTTTGTTACGTTTGCGGCGATATTGTCCCGTTATAAACGTTGTCCGTCAGACAAGATTCTTGTCGTGTATGGACGGACCGGTAAGAATGCGACCGGGGGAGTGAGTTCCGCACGTTGTATTCATGGAGGTGCGGCTTTTATTTGGCCTGTGTTCCAGAGTTATTCATTTTTGGATTTGACCCCGATCTCTATCGAGTGTAATTTGACGAACGCTTTAAGTAAACAAAATATACGGGTAGATGTGCCTTGTCGTTTTACGGTGGGTATCTCTACCGAACCGGATAGTATGACGAATGCGGCAGAGCGTTTGTTGGGGCAACGGCAGGAAAATATTCAGGATTTGGCCAAGGATATTCTTTTCGGGCAGTTACGTTTGGTGATTGCCACGATGGATATTGAGGAAATCAATTCCGACCGGGATAAATTCTTGGCTAACGTGAGTGCTAACGTGGAGGCCGAATTACGGAAGATCGGTTTGAAACTGATCAACGTGAACGTGACCGACTTGCGGGATGAGTCCGGGTATATCGAGGCTTTGGGAAAAGAAGCGGCAGCGAAAGCGATCAATGATGCCAAGAAAAGCGTGGCCGAGCAGAATCGATTCGGTGAGATCGGTAAGGCTGAGGCAGATCGGGATAAAGATATTCGTATTGCAGAAACCGTGCGGGACACTCGTATCCGGACGGCCGAGGCTAATGCAACTGCGGTGGAGGGAGAAAACAATGCCAAGATTTTGATTGCCGATTCGGATGCCATCCGTCGGGAGAGAGAGGCCGAGGCTGCCCGTAAAGCTATTGCGGCAGAGAAAGTGCAAGCTGCAAAGGCTTTGGAAGAGGCGTACATGGCAGAGAAAGAGGCCGAGATCGCTCGTGCTGAAAGAGAAAAAGCCACACAAGCGGCTAATATCGTGGTTCCCGCACAGATTGACAAGGAGAAAGCTATTATTGACGCGGAGGCCGAGGCGGAACGTTTGCGCCGGTTGGCGAAAGGAGAGGCGGATGCCATTTTTGCCAAGATGGATGCGGAGGCACGAGGTTTATACGAGGTGCTGACAAAACAGGCGGAAGGATATGCTCAAATCGTGAAAGCCGCTGCCGGTGATCCAGACAAGGCAGTAATGATGTTAATTACCGATAAGTTGCCGGAGTTAGTGAAAACGCAAGTGGAGGCTGTTAAGAATATCAAGATCGACAAGGTTACCGTTTGGGATGGCAATAATGCAGGGAACGGGAATACCTCCACGGCTAACTTCATCTCGGGCATGATGAAATCAGTTCCCCCGTTGAATGATCTGTTTAACATGGCCGGGCTTAATCTACCGACTTTCCTGAAAGGTGCTGCCACAGAAGAGAAAAACACGGAGGCCGGACAACAGGATGAGATCGTTGAAGAAGTTGAGAAGTAG
- the tsaE gene encoding tRNA (adenosine(37)-N6)-threonylcarbamoyltransferase complex ATPase subunit type 1 TsaE encodes MRWIIDGVDDLNRVAKEFLESTGNNTIYALYGPMGVGKTTFVKAVAGCLGIEDDVNSPTFAIVNEYLTATGDSVFHFDFYRVKNIEEAMDFGYEEYFYSGNRCFIEWPEMVEPLLPKNTLICKFSELADGRRELVIEEKL; translated from the coding sequence ATGCGCTGGATAATTGACGGTGTTGATGATTTGAATCGGGTAGCAAAAGAGTTTTTGGAAAGTACCGGAAACAACACGATATATGCTCTATACGGGCCGATGGGGGTGGGAAAGACCACTTTCGTGAAAGCGGTAGCGGGGTGTTTGGGGATAGAGGATGATGTGAATTCCCCGACGTTTGCTATCGTAAACGAGTATTTGACAGCCACGGGAGACTCGGTTTTTCATTTCGATTTCTATCGGGTGAAGAACATCGAAGAGGCCATGGACTTTGGTTACGAGGAATATTTTTATAGCGGGAATCGTTGTTTTATCGAGTGGCCGGAGATGGTGGAGCCTCTGTTGCCGAAAAACACGTTGATATGTAAGTTCTCCGAACTGGCAGATGGCCGGAGAGAATTGGTGATTGAAGAAAAACTTTAA